From the genome of Drosophila melanogaster chromosome 2L, one region includes:
- the RabGGTb gene encoding Rab geranylgeranyltransferase subunit beta: protein MDFTTFVKPSNGGGDSGGGGDADGGGQKLQFWKHVEYIENHGKQEDDYEYCMTEFLRMSGIYWGTTALDIMGQLERLERKSIIEFVKRCQCPNTGGFAPCEGHDPHLLYTLSAIQILCTYDALEEIDREAVVRFVVGLQQPDGSFFGDKWGEVDTRFSFCAVASLTLLGRMEQTIDVEKAVKFVLSCCNQTDGGFGSKPGAESHAGLIYCCVGFFSLTHRLHLLDVDKLGWWLCERQLPSGGLNGRPEKLPDVCYSWWVLASLTIMGRLHWISSEKLQQFILSCQDTETGGFSDRTGNMPDIFHTLFGIGGLSLLGHSGLKAINPTLCMPQYIIDRLGIKPQLLPRP, encoded by the exons ATGGACTTCACGACCTTCGTAAAGCCCTCAAATGGCGGTGGCGAcagcggcggtggtggtgatgCGGATGGCGGCGGCCAGAAGCTGCAGTTCTGGAAGCATGTGGAGTACATCGAGAACCATGGGAAGCAGGAGGACGACTACGAGTACTGCATGACCGAGTTTCTGCGCATGTCGGGCATCTATTGGGGCACCACTGCCCTGGACATTATGGGCCAGCTGGAGCGATTGGAGCGCAAGTCCATCATCGAGTTTGTGAAGCGTTGTCAGTGTCCGAACACGGGCGGATTCGCACCCTGCGAGGGCCACGATCCCCACCTGCTGTACACCCTGTCGGCCATCCAGATCCTCTGCACCTACGACGCCCTCGAGGAGATCGACCGCGAGGCGGTGGTCCGATTCGTGGTCGGACTGCAGCAGCCCGACGGCAGCTTCTTTGGCGACAAGTGGGGCGAGGTGGACACCAGGTTCAGCTTCTGTGCGGTGGCCTCCCTAACGCTGCTCGGCCGCATGGAGCAGACCATCGACGTGGAGAAGGCGGTCAAGTTCGTGCTCTCGTGCTGCAATCAGACGGACGGTGGATTCGGTTCCAAGCCGGGCGCCGAGTCGCATGCGG GGCTCATCTACTGCTGCGTCGGCTTCTTCTCGCTGACCCATCGCCTGCATCTGCTCGACGTGGACAAACTGGGCTGGTGGCTCTGCGAGCGGCAGCTGCCCTCCGGTGGGCTAAATGGACGGCCCGAGAAGCTGCCGGATGTATGCTATTCGTGGTGGGTGCTCGCCTCGCTCACCATCATGGGCCGCCTGCACTGGATCAGCTCGGAGAAGCTGCAGCAGTTCATACTGTCGTGCCAGGACACGGAGACCGGTGGCTTCTCGGACAGAACTGGCAACATGCCGGACATATTCCACACGCTGTTCGGCATCGGCGGACTCTCGCTACTGGGACATTCCGGCCTGAAGGCCATCAACCCAACGCTCTGCATGCCGCAGTACATCATCGACCGGCTGGGCATCAAGCCGCAACTATTGCCGAGGCCATGA
- the CG8814 gene encoding uncharacterized protein, whose protein sequence is MAAIEERFQAAVNVIKGLPKNGPYQPSTSMMLKFYGLFKQATEGRPDVDKKPGFWDIVGKAKWQAWNDNRHLTKEEAMQRYVESLQEIIETMSFTENVQNFVGSLDSLGNISLDELELVSPGMKELAESHPNSPFHSRTNSPQHGSSCNGEPEPEPQATSTAPLATSETIKENGHSSPPLTNGYGPKPTASYTQHDTHNFTSNSSVAIVDPSDDEYDDPYDLSHELTQAIGQNTDLLRQIQAAITRMNSDVGAVQQRVRSLEQSLNELRSGQKAAKGTVAQPRSLPAWWPFRNISPLWFAVLILWPFLVRRFARMLQSNPQRRH, encoded by the coding sequence ATGGCGGCGATTGAGGAGCGTTTCCAGGCGGCAGTCAATGTGATAAAGGGTCTGCCCAAAAATGGCCCCTACCAGCCCAGCACCAGCATGATGCTCAAGTTCTACGGGCTGTTCAAACAGGCCACCGAGGGTAGACCAGATGTGGACAAGAAGCCCGGCTTTTGGGACATCGTAGGCAAGGCCAAGTGGCAGGCATGGAACGATAACCGTCACTTGACCAAGGAGGAGGCGATGCAGCGCTATGTGGAGAGCCTGCAGGAGATCATTGAGACCATGTCGTTCACGGAGAATGTGCAGAACTTTGTGGGCAGCCTCGATAGTCTGGGAAACATCAGCCTGGACGAACTGGAGCTGGTCTCGCCCGGCATGAAGGAGCTGGCCGAGTCGCATCCCAACTCGCCGTTCCACTCGCGCACCAACAGTCCCCAGCACGGCTCCAGTTGTAATGGCGAACCGGAGCCGGAACCTCAGGCGACTAGCACCGCACCGCTGGCCACATCCGAAACGATTAAGGAGAATGGCCATAGTTCGCCGCCACTGACCAATGGCTATGGACCTAAGCCAACAGCAAGCTACACACAACATGACACGCACAACTTTACGAGCAACAGCAGCGTGGCCATCGTGGATCCCTCGGACGATGAGTACGACGATCCCTACGATCTCAGCCACGAGCTGACCCAGGCGATTGGCCAGAACACGGACCTGCTGCGTCAAATCCAGGCTGCTATCACACGGATGAACAGCGATGTGGGCGCAGTGCAGCAGCGCGTTCGCAGCCTGGAGCAGTCGCTCAACGAACTTCGCAGCGGCCAAAAGGCAGCGAAAGGAACGGTGGCGCAGCCACGATCACTGCCCGCCTGGTGGCCCTTCAGGAACATCTCCCCGCTCTGGTTTGCCGTCCTCATCCTGTGGCCTTTCCTGGTGAGGCGGTTCGCGCGGATGCTTCAGTCCAATCCGCAGCGCAGGCACTGA
- the NTPase gene encoding NTPase, isoform D, which translates to MDAVEIMDGTDEGIFSWFTVNFLLGRLSKTNQAAALDLGGGSTQVTFSPTDPDQVPVYDKYMHEVVTSSKKINVFTHSYLGLGLMAARHAVFTHGYKKEDTVLESVCVNPIIANRTWTYGNVQYKVSGKENGKSSAEQPIVDFDACLELVKSKVMPLVKPKPFTLKQHAVAAFSYYFERAIESGLVDPLAGGETTVEAYRKKAQEICAIPNDEQPFMCFDLTFISTLLREGFGLNDGKKIKLYKKIDGHEISWALGCAYNVLTSDEKFSNS; encoded by the exons ATGGATGCCGTGGAGATCATGGACGGCACGGACGAGGGCATCTTCAGCTGGTTTACCGTGAACTTCCTGCTGGGCCGCCTGTCCAAGACGAACCAGGCAGCTGCCTTGGACTTGGGCGGCGGTAGCACGCAGGTAACCTTCTCGCCAACGGATCCGGACCAGGTGCCCGTGTACGATAAGTACATGCACGAGGTGGTCACGTCCAGCAAGAAGATCAACGTCTTCACGCACAGCTATCTGGGACTGGGTCTAATGGCTGCACGCCATGCTGTCTTCACGCACGGCTACAAGAAGGAGGATACGGTGCTGGAGAGCGTCTGCGTGAATCCCATAATCGCCAATCGCACGTGGACATACGGCAATGTGCAGTACAAGGTCAGCGGCAAGGAGAATGGCAAGTCCAGTGCCGAGCAGCCCATTGTGGACTTCGATGCCTGCCTGGAGCTGGTCAAGAGCAAGGTAATGCCGCTGGTCAAGCCCAAGCCGTTCACACTCAAGCAGCACGCGGTGGCCGCGTTCAGCTACTACTTTGAGCGGGCCATCGAGTCGGGTCTGGTGGATCCACTGGCTGGCGGCGAGACCACGGTGGAAGCTTATCGCAAGAAGGCCCAGGAGATCTGTGCCATTCCCAACGATGAGCAGCCCTTCATGTGCTTCGACCTTACCTTCATCTCGACGCTGCTGCGCGAAGGATTTGGCCTCAACGATGGCAAGAAGATTAAG CTTTACAAGAAGATAGATGGCCACGAAATCTCCTGGGCCCTCGGCTGTGCATACAACGTTCTGACTAGCGACGAGAAATTCAGTAATTCCTAA
- the CG8813 gene encoding uncharacterized protein: MMLSTYQHDYVPPSAKRYEFLTRPRGAEAHSGPQVKECECVDESKIMMPPNASKDCGGVEWTGIAPMGKLVDPRIIPTQLTQDQVDKMAFSAETDCFKLQPNRFLKILRTVYPDLYERLKVMPKEELSRRLETNRMNTTYQIDYCNMNEYPEGIYESLKTEDESKNANKLMSERGPCNEFRSNVMNELEREASAGYEMSSDECQKNYKPFKTSFSDSSQTIESGSSSHWNSAPTTYRKVPTFSEYMDSISRNGCVIMRNKLHDHSKCLAKYCKHELKFTCTDMK, from the coding sequence ATGATGCTATCAACCTATCAGCACGACTATGTCCCGCCCAGTGCCAAACGGTACGAGTTTCTAACGCGGCCCAGGGGCGCCGAGGCTCACAGTGGTCCGCAGGTCAAGGAGTGCGAATGCGTCGACGAGTCCAAGATCATGATGCCGCCGAACGCGTCTAAGGACTGTGGCGGCGTCGAGTGGACGGGCATAGCGCCAATGGGAAAGCTGGTGGATCCGCGTATCATACCCACCCAGCTGACTCAGGACCAGGTGGACAAGATGGCCTTCTCCGCGGAAACAGATTGCTTTAAGCTGCAACCCAACCGCTTTCTCAAGATCTTACGTACAGTCTACCCGGATCTGTATGAACGCCTGAAGGTCATGCCCAAGGAGGAGCTGAGCCGCAGGCTGGAGACCAACCGTATGAACACCACCTATCAGATCGATTACTGTAACATGAACGAGTACCCGGAGGGTATTTATGAGAGCCTAAAGACGGAGGACGAGTCCAAGAACGCCAACAAGCTGATGAGCGAACGTGGACCCTGCAACGAGTTCCGCTCGAACGTGATGAACGAACTGGAGCGGGAGGCGTCCGCTGGCTACGAGATGTCTAGCGACGAGTGCCAAAAGAACTACAAGCCATTCAAGACCAGCTTCTCGGACTCCTCGCAGACCATCGAATCCGGCAGCAGTTCGCACTGGAACTCCGCCCCGACCACATACCGGAAGGTGCCGACCTTCAGCGAGTACATGGACTCGATAAGCCGGAACGGCTGCGTCATCATGCGCAACAAGTTGCACGATCACTCCAAGTGCTTGGCCAAGTACTGCAAGCACGAGCTCAAGTTCACTTGCACTGACATGAAGTAA
- the Sbat gene encoding sabbat, isoform B: MTELSITGQQVMPPPACTPPEPFRITTNAPHQMNDASLTPGRRKLQKWLGRVLRIVITDGRVLVGFFNCTDRDANIVLSMCAEYLVEGQEPRLLGNVMVPGQHIVSLSIDEPDPQSSLLVQ, from the coding sequence ATGACAGAACTGAGCATCACTGGCCAGCAGGTGATGCCCCCGCCCGCATGCACACCACCGGAGCCCTTCCGCATCACAACGAACGCCCCGCACCAGATGAACGATGCCAGTTTGACGCCGGGACGCAGGAAGCTCCAGAAGTGGCTGGGTCGAGTTCTTCGGATCGTGATTACGGACGGACGCGTGCTGGTGGGATTCTTCAACTGCACGGACCGCGACGCCAACATCGTGCTGTCCATGTGCGCCGAGTACTTGGTGGAGGGCCAGGAGCCGCGCCTGCTGGGCAACGTCATGGTTCCCGGCCAGCACATAGTCTCCCTAAGCATCGACGAGCCGGATCCGCAGTCCAGCCTGCTGGTGCAATAG
- the Prx6a gene encoding peroxiredoxin 6a: MSGKALNIGDQFPNFTAETSEGRIDFYDWMQDSWAILFSHPADFTPVCTTELSRVAALIPEFQKRGVKPIALSCDTVESHKGWIEDIKSFGKLSSFDYPIIADDKRELALKFNMLDKDEINAEGIPLTCRAVFVVDDKKKLRLSILYPATTGRNFDEILRVIDSLQLTQTKSVATPADWKQGGKCMVLPTVKAEDVPKLFPDGIETIELPSGKSYLRITPQP; encoded by the exons ATGTCCGGAAAGGCTTTAAACATTGGCGATCAGTTCCCAAACTTCACGGCTGAGACCAGCGAGGGTCGAATCGATTTCTACGACTGGATGCAGGACAGCTGGGCCATTCTGTTCTCCCATCCGGCGGATTTTACGCCGGTTTGCACCACGGAATTGTCCCGGGTGGCGGCATTGATTCCGGAATTCCAAAAGCGTGGAGTCAAGCCAATTGCACTGTCCTGCGACACCGTGGAGTCGCACAAGGGTTGGATCGAGGACATCAAGAGCTTTGGCA AGCTGAGCTCCTTTGACTATCCCATCATTGCGGACGACAAAAGGGAACTGGCGCTCAAGTTTAATATGCTGGACAAGGACGAGATCAATGCCGAGGGCATTCCCCTCACCTGTCGCGCCGTTTTCGTGGTGGACGACAAGAAGAAGCTTCGCCTGTCCATCCTGTATCCTGCCACCACTGGGCGCAACTTTGA TGAAATCCTTCGAGTGATCGACTCGCTCCAGTTGACCCAAACAAAGAGTGTCGCGACGCCGGCGGATTGGAAACAGGGCGGCAAGTGCATGGTCTTGCCCACCGTCAAAGCCGAAGATGTTCCTAAGCTCTTTCCTGATGGTATCGAAACCATTGAGCTGCCCTCCGGAAAGAGTTACCTGCGGATCACTCCACAGCCCTAA
- the Ifrd1 gene encoding Interferon-related developmental regulator 1, with protein MPRRNKKSAAGRGRTNDSNSEDESFDNVSVYSHMSEVASSEATDELANERFEEKFEKALEQATEKSAQTRVQALQAICELLMHRYMPDFVEDRKMTLMDFVEKSIRRGKGQEQVWGARLAPLLVLQMGGDEGISKAMNQFLLNTVQDKSVGFDARAKCCTAVGLLSFLGCEDVGELVHLMQSFEAIFAGSYLRGDDKTPVSVTAEAGTFHAEALNAWGLLLTLIPSGDFVSLMTTGQNMFPSIKKFLGLLQSTHLDVRMAAGETIALILESGRAHEEDFLEDDIAELSEAVKQLATDSHKYRAKRDRKAQRATFRDVLRYLEEDISPEISIRFGTESLTLDSWSIHHQYSAMCTVMGPGMTSQLQENEFIRDIFQLGPRPTNTGINGNAKVKPTKLERHLVNAAAFKARSITRGKNRDKRSAVVT; from the exons atgccGCGACGCAACAAGAAATCAGCAGCAGGCAGAG GCCGCACCAATGACTCCAATTCTGAGGACGAGTCCTTTGACAATGTGAGCGTTTACTCTCATATGTCCGAAGTCGCATCCTCGGAGGCCACCGACGAGCTGGCCAATGAGCGTTTCGAGGAGAAGTTCGAGAAGGCCCTGGAACAGGCCACCGAGAAGTCGGCCCAGACACGTGTGCAGGCTCTGCAAGCGATTTGCGAACTGCTCATGCACCGCTACATGCCGGACTTCGTGGAGGACCGCAAGATGACCCTGATGGATTTCGTGGAGAAGAGCATCCGTCGAGGCAAGGGCCAGGAGCAGGTGTGGGGCGCACGACTCGCGCCCCTGCTGGTGCTCCAAATGGGCGGGGATGAAGGCATATCCAAGGCGATGAATCAATTCCTGTTGAACACCGTTCAGGACAAGTCCGTGGGCTTCGATGCCCGTGCCAAGTGCTGCACAGCTGTGGGATTGTTGAGCTTCCTGGGCTGCGAGGATGTTGGGGAGTTGGTACACCTGATGCAGAGCTTCGAGGCCATCTTCGCAGGCAGTTATTTGCGTGGCGATGACAAGACACCGGTATCCGTCACCGCCGAAGCTGGGACTTTCCATGCGGAGGCCTTGAACGCCTGGGGGCTTCTACTAACACTTATACCTTCGGGGGATTTTGTTTCGTTGATGACCACTGGCCAAAACATGTTTCC ATCTATTAAGAAGTTCTTGGGTCTCTTGCAATCTACACATTTGGACGTCCGCATGGCCGCTGGCGAGACCATTGCTTTAATTCTGGAGTCGGGACGTGCTCACGAAGAGGATTTCCTAGAAGATGACATCGCTGAGTTATCGGAGGCCGTCAAGCAGCTGGCCACGGATTCGCATAAGTACCGCGCCAAGCGCGATCGCAAGGCCCAGCGTGCCACCTTCCGTGATGTGCTGCGATACCTGGAG GAGGACATTTCCCCAGAGATTAGCATTCGTTTCGGTACCGAGTCGCTGACACTAGATTCCTGGTCCATCCATCATCAGTATTCGGCCATGTGCACTGTCATGGGTCCCGGGATGACCTCGCAGCTGCAGGAGAACGAGTTCATCCGTGACATCTTCCAGCTGGGACCACGACCCACGAACACAGGCATCAATGGAAACGCCAAGGTCAAGCCGACCAAGCTGGAGCGG CACCTTGTGAATGCTGCTGCATTCAAGGCACGCTCCATAACACGTGGAAAGAATCGTGACAAGCGATCGGCCGTCGTCACTTAA
- the CG2991 gene encoding uncharacterized protein, isoform B: MLPSLDTLMRCSKRVLQSPLEAAASQMRNGHSKSAAGGIYGPFTPDNDLSCSGRGDCVNNTCVCDIRYAGNECDIFNLPYYAGISTVFYVVALVSVIQLLICIVAEYQRLKQPSVLRACRITTQKLLYFMVFVAASLRGAYFTTPLDLQPQWAVTLMSAYYPLLMTCASLIVCMWAEIFHLRDIRWEKSQFLSKSFLGFVAFNFFLYSLFGIEVFNSLINAERRDYAHIFNGCYAVLLLIVVVFFLIYGVEVFFKLRGGFVYDQTGKILGPSEAIVNASQLHQSRFGLLFQAVMLIVIVGFLTSETLGDFWKTKVPVNSRNWHDIIFRIAEIGVALWFPCCLWNSMAPEQLWILNPRKLLSRQIDPSIPTLNAETNKLSPEEGQSFLTKKDCWICYDSDKPEPLIQPCRCTGDVSSVHHECLKRWLVESCSNSEAQLSCKVCGHPYEIEKSKKLEWDKGFTIQHWSKTVILITLMCVTGATAWVVIQMYVDPLVRVMTVGIAVLIGYVCVKCLGENTVVAYQRAKVSSINIVTSSEMEKLHTICEEVSASTSAEAVRAGAAS; encoded by the exons ATGCTGCCGAGCCTGGATACCTTAATGCGTTGCTCGAAGCGAGTTCTGCAATCGCCGCTGGAGGCGGCGGCCAGCCAGATGCGGAATGGGCACAGCAAGTCGGCCGCCGGGGGCATCTACGGCCCCTTTACGCCGGACAACGATCTCAGCTGCTCGGGACGGGGCGATTGCGTCAACAACACCTGCGTCTGCGACATTCGGTACGCGGGCAACGAGTGCGACATCTTCAATCTGCCCTACTACGCCGGAATCTCCACCGTCTTCTACGTGGTGGCCCTCGTCTCGGTCATCCAGCTGCTCATCTGCATCGTGGCCGAATATCAGCGGCTGAAGCAGCCCTCCGTACTCCGCGCCTGTCGCATCACCACCCAGAAACTGCTCTACTTCATGGTCTTTGTGGCGGCCTCGTTGCGAGGTGCCTACTTCACCACACCC CTGGATCTGCAGCCACAATGGGCTGTCACCCTGATGTCCGCCTACTATCCATTGCTCATGACCTGCGCCTCGCTAATTGTCTGCATGTGGGCCGAG ATCTTTCACCTGCGCGACATCCGCTGGGAGAAGTCGCAGTTTCTGTCGAAGAGCTTCCTCGGCTTCGTGGCCTTCAACTTCTTTCTGTACAGCCTGTTTGGCATAGAGGTCTTCAACTCGCTGATCAACGCGGAGCGTCGCGACTACGCCCACATCTTCAACGGATGCTATGCAGTATTACTCCTGATCGTGGTGGTCTTCTTCCTCATCTACGGCGTGGAAGTGTTCTTTAAGCTGCGCGGCGGTTTCGTTTACGACCAGACGGGCAAGATTCTCGGTCCCAGCGAGGCAATTGTGAATGCCTCACAATTGCATCAGTCGCGATTCGGACTGCTGTTTCAGGCCGTGATGCTAATCGTGATTGTGGGCTTTCTGACTTCCGAAACTTTGGGCGACTTCTGGAAGACCAA GGTTCCAGTTAACTCGCGCAACTGGCATGACATCATTTTTCGCATCGCCGAGATCGGTGTGGCTCTCTGGTTTCCCTGCTGCCTTTGGAACTCGATGGCTCCTGAACAGCTCTGGATTCTAAATCCTCGCAAGCTTCTATCCCGCCAAATTGATCCGTCGATACCCACTCTAAATGCGGAGACCAACAAGCTCTCGCCCGAAGAGGGCCAGTCGTTTTTAACCAAAAAGGATTGCTGGATCTGTTACGACTCCGACAAGCCAGAGCCCCTCATCCAGCCCTGCCGCTGCACTGGCGACGTAAGTTCGGTGCACCACGAGTGTCTCAAGCGCTGGCTGGTGGAGAGCTGCAGCAATTCGGAGGCGCAGTTGTCGTGCAAGGTCTGCGGACATCCCTACGAGATCGAAAAGTCCAAAAA ACTCGAATGGGACAAGGGCTTCACCATTCAGCATTGGTCCAAGACGGTTATATTGATCACCTTGATGTGCGTAACCGGTGCCACCGCCTGGGTGGTGATCCAAATGTACGTTGATCCGCTGGTGCGCGTGATGACAGTGGGCATCGCCGTGCTCATTGGCTATGTGTGCGTCAAGTGTTTGGGCGAGAACACCGTGGTGGCCTATCAGCGGGCCAAAGTTAGCTCAATCAACATCGTGACCAGCTCGGAGATGGAGAAGTTGCACACCATTTGCGAGGAGGTCAGCGCCAGCACCTCCGCAGAGGCGGTTCGGGCGGGAGCTGCGTCCTAA